A genomic window from Scatophagus argus isolate fScaArg1 chromosome 17, fScaArg1.pri, whole genome shotgun sequence includes:
- the LOC124074465 gene encoding biotinidase-like yields MSHCEETMFLSIAIFTFSLTLAIVQTEPTVDSSYIAAVYEHNLVLNPDPRVPLSHADALQHMRKNLDIYEVQAAQAAQQGAQILVFPEDGLQGFNFSRVSISGYLETIPDPQQESWNPCTEPGKHNNTEVLQRLSCMARRYNLYVVANMADLQPCPLKTEPSSSCPSDGHWQFNTNVVFRSDGLLVARYHKYNLYFEDAFDTPPQPEIITFDTPFAGKFGLMICFDILFHEPTVALVEKGVRQLIFPTAWMNLLPLLDSVQFQRAFSLGANVTLLAANLRHDKMNMRGSGIYTPFSATYHHAQKGDPEEGRLLVARVPVLDPLWVRQSKATEEGVITNGSTSSKATDTRSCQQHTCFDSPHPETAPSVPPSSITFISPMMCDPFTFALLNETEGEVKVCNGTFCCYLKYQRFPQTSKTELYALGAFAGPHTVSGRYALQVCALVRCAGSDTTSCGQEVEEAETKMDFLLEGKFETKHVYPSILGSKMVLEEPEHLKIAADGTVSLKHSNMSSGLVTACLYGRMYHLDNE; encoded by the exons ATGTCTCACTGCGaagaaacaatgtttttgtctatcgccattttcactttttctttaacattgGCCATTGTTCAAACAGAGCCCACTGTGGACTCCTCATACATTGCTGCTGTGTATGAACACAACTTGGTCCTGAATCCAGATCCTCGTGTCCCTCTGTCCCATGCCGATGCCCTACAACACATGCGTAAAAACTTGGATATCTATGAGGTGCAGGCTGCCCAGGCTGCTCAGCAG GGTGCCCAGATCCTGGTGTTTCCAGAGGATGGTCTTCAGGGTTTCAACTTCAGCCGTGTGTCAATCTCTGGCTACCTAGAAACCATCCCTGATCCTCAGCAGGAGAGTTGGAACCCCTGCACAGAGCCAggcaaacacaacaacactgag GTTCTCCAGCGGTTGAGCTGTATGGCCCGTCGTTACAATCTCTACGTGGTGGCCAACATGGCTGACCTACAGCCCTGCCCCTTGAAAACtgagccctcctcctcctgtccctctGATGGACACTGGCAGTTCAACACCAATGTGGTGTTCAG GTCAGATGGCCTGCTGGTGGCGCGCTACCATAAGTACAACCTGTACTTTGAAGATGCATTTGACACTCCACCACAACCTGAGATCATAACATTTGATACACCCTTTGCTGGGAAGTTTGGCCTCATGATCTGCTTTGACATCCTGTTTCATGAGCCCACAGTTGCCCTGGTGGAGAAG GGTGTACGTCAGCTGATCTTCCCCACAGCCTGGATGAATCTGCTCCCTCTACTAGACTCAGTCCAGTTCCAGCGGGCATTCAGCTTGGGTGCCAATGTCACCCTTCTAGCGGCCAACCTTCGTCATGACAAAATGAACATGAGAGGGAGTGGCATCTACACCCCTTTTTCTGCCACCTATCACCATGCCCAGAAAGGTGACCCAGAGGAGGGCAGGTTGCTGGTGGCCAGGGTGCCAGTCTTAGACCCACTGTGGGTGAGACAGAGCAAAGCCACAGAGGAGGGGGTAATTACAAACGGGTCCACATCATCTAAAGCTACAGACACTAGATCCTGTCAGCAACACACTTGTTTCGATTCTCCTCATCCTGAAACCGCTCCTTcagtccctccctcctccatcactttCATTTCACCTATGATGTGTGACCCATTTACATTCGCCCTCCTCAACGAGACAGAGGGCGAAGTAAAGGTGTGTAATGGCACCTTTTGCTGTTACCTGAAGTATCAACGGTTTCCACAAACCAGCAAAACAGAACTCTATGCGTTGGGAGCATTTGCTGGACCACACACTGTGAGTGGACGCTATGCCCTGCAG GTGTGTGCATTAGTCCGCTGTGCAGGGTCAGACACTACCTCctgtggacaggaagtggaagaggCTGAAACGAAAATGGACTTCCTATTGGAGGGGAAATTTGAGACCAAACATGTGTATCCATCCATTTTGGGTAGCAAGATGGTCCTGGAGGAGCCTGAACATCTGAAAATAGCTGCAGACGGCACAGTGAGCTtgaaacactccaacatgaGTAGTGGGTTGGTCACTGCCTGTCTGTATGGACGCATGTATCACCTGGACAATGAATGA
- the LOC124074466 gene encoding biotinidase-like codes for MLLFVVVFVTFAFTSAVVQREPVVDSSYVAAVYEHSLILNPEPHVPLSRPAALQHLQRNLDIYEEQAAVASQQGAQILVFPEDGLQGFNFSRVSISGYLETIPDPQQESWNPCTEPGKHNNTEVLQRLSCMARRYNLYVVANMADLQPCPLKTEPSSSCPSDGHWQFNTNVVFRSDGLLVARYHKYNLYFEDAFDTPPQPEIITFDTPFAGKFGLITCFDILFHEPTVALVEKGVRQLIFPTAWMNQLPLLDTIQFQRAFSLGANVTLLAANIRSDQLIMTGSGIYTPFSATYHHAHKGDPEEGRLLVARVPVLDPLWVRQSKAIEKVVVRDEFISPTTTDSGYCDKESCIDSPHPETAPSVPPSSITFISPMMYDPFTFALLNETEGKVKVCNGTFCCYLQYQRFPQTSKTELYALGAFAGTHTVNGRYALQVCALVRCAGSDTTSCGQEVEEAETKMDFLLEGKFETKHVYPSILGSKMVLEEPEHLKIAADGTVSLKHSNMSSGLVTACLYGRMYHLDNE; via the exons atgcTTTTGttcgttgttgtttttgtcaccttTGCTTTTACGTCAGCCGTTGTACAAAGAGAGCCCGTCGTGGATTCATCGTATGTTGCTGCTGTGTACGAGCACAGCTTAATTCTGAACCCGGAGCCTCATGTCCCCTTGTCCcgtcctgctgctctgcaacaCTTGCAGAGAAACCTGGATATCTACGAGGAGCAGGCTGCGGTGGCCTCTCAACAG GGTGCCCAGATCCTGGTGTTTCCAGAGGATGGTCTTCAGGGTTTCAACTTCAGCCGTGTGTCAATCTCTGGCTACCTAGAAACCATCCCTGATCCTCAGCAGGAGAGTTGGAACCCCTGCACAGAGCCAggcaaacacaacaacactgag GTTCTCCAGCGGTTGAGCTGTATGGCCCGTCGTTACAATCTCTACGTGGTGGCCAACATGGCTGACCTACAGCCCTGCCCCTTGAAAACtgagccctcctcctcctgtccctctGATGGACACTGGCAGTTCAACACCAATGTGGTGTTCAG GTCAGATGGCCTGCTGGTGGCGCGCTACCATAAGTACAACCTGTACTTTGAAGATGCATTTGACACTCCACCACAACCTGAGATCATAACATTTGATACACCCTTTGCTGGGAAGTTTGGCCTCATCACCTGCTTTGACATCCTGTTTCATGAGCCCACAGTTGCCCTGGTGGAGAAG GGTGTACGTCAGCTGATCTTCCCCACAGCCTGGATGAACCAGCTCCCCCTACTAGACACAATCCAGTTCCAGCGGGCATTCAGCTTGGGTGCCAATGTCACCCTACTTGCAGCCAACATTCGTAGCGACCAACTGATCATGACAGGAAGTGGTATCTACACCCCTTTTTCTGCCACCTATCACCATGCCCATAAAGGTGACCCAGAGGAGGGCAGGTTGCTGGTGGCCAGGGTGCCAGTCTTAGACCCACTGTGGGTGAGACAGAGCAAAGCCATAGAAAAGGTGGTGGTTAGGGATGAGTTCATATCACCTACAACTACAGACTCTGGATACTGTGACAAAGAGAGCTGTATTGATTCTCCTCATCCTGAAACCGCTCCTTcagtccctccctcctccatcactttCATTTCACCTATGATGTATGACCCATTTACATTCGCCCTCCTCAACGAGACAGAGGGCAAAGTAAAGGTGTGTAATGGCACCTTTTGCTGTTACCTGCAGTATCAACGGTTTCCACAAACCAGCAAAACAGAACTCTATGCGTTGGGAGCATTTGCTggaacacacactgtgaatggACGCTATGCCCTGCAG GTGTGTGCATTAGTCCGCTGTGCAGGGTCAGACACTACCTCctgtggacaggaagtggaagaggCTGAAACGAAAATGGACTTCCTATTGGAGGGGAAATTTGAGACCAAACATGTGTATCCATCCATTTTGGGTAGCAAGATGGTCCTGGAGGAGCCTGAACATCTGAAAATAGCTGCAGACGGCACAGTGAGCTtgaaacactccaacatgaGTAGTGGGTTGGTCACTGCCTGTCTGTATGGACGCATGTATCACCTGGACAATGAATGA